The following coding sequences lie in one Candidatus Nitrospira allomarina genomic window:
- a CDS encoding molybdopterin-dependent oxidoreductase, whose protein sequence is MNKRKPGIDRRQLLKGSLALGLASLLTPRGTWANDSPAVTLPFERGRRPLVAFPQKRPLMVMTTRPPQLETPFHIFNEDIFTPNDAFFVRWHLANIPREIDVNTFRLTIHGQVNQSLSLSLHELHTQFEQVEIAAVCQCSGNSRGFFQPRVPGGQWGNGAMGNANWKGIRLRDLLHRAGIEADAVQVRFDGLDLPVAPATADFRKSLALDDALQEEVLVAHSMNGEALPMLNGFPLRLVVPGWYATYWVKMLNDIEVLNQADQNFWTTHAYRLPANPCHCVNPGESLTDTVPMGKMPVRSFITNLEEGRTIPGGAPCTISGIAFDQGHGIDRVLVSVDGGQQWQSARLGKDYGDFSFRPWEAQFIPKPGHAYALQSLAINRIGESQRFSARWNPNGYLRNVVETVNIQAG, encoded by the coding sequence ATGAATAAAAGAAAGCCGGGTATAGACCGTCGACAGTTATTGAAGGGGAGCCTGGCTCTGGGGTTGGCAAGCCTACTCACCCCTAGAGGCACCTGGGCCAACGATTCCCCGGCGGTTACTCTTCCTTTCGAACGGGGTCGCCGTCCATTGGTGGCTTTTCCACAGAAGCGGCCCCTGATGGTGATGACCACAAGACCTCCTCAATTGGAAACCCCCTTTCATATTTTTAATGAAGACATCTTCACGCCCAATGATGCATTTTTTGTTCGGTGGCATCTCGCCAATATCCCTCGGGAAATTGACGTGAACACCTTTCGGCTGACTATTCACGGTCAAGTCAATCAATCCCTATCATTGAGCCTTCATGAATTACACACTCAATTCGAGCAAGTCGAAATTGCCGCCGTCTGCCAATGTTCTGGCAATAGTCGCGGGTTTTTTCAACCACGCGTACCCGGGGGACAGTGGGGGAATGGGGCAATGGGAAATGCCAATTGGAAGGGAATCAGACTCCGTGATCTTCTGCACAGGGCGGGGATAGAAGCCGATGCGGTGCAGGTGAGGTTCGATGGCCTGGACCTACCCGTCGCACCAGCCACAGCGGACTTTCGAAAATCTCTGGCCCTTGATGATGCGCTCCAGGAAGAAGTGTTGGTCGCTCACTCCATGAACGGGGAGGCCCTCCCTATGCTGAACGGCTTTCCCCTTCGGCTCGTGGTGCCTGGCTGGTATGCCACTTATTGGGTGAAGATGCTGAATGATATTGAAGTGCTCAATCAGGCGGATCAAAATTTTTGGACGACCCATGCCTATCGCTTGCCGGCTAATCCTTGTCACTGCGTAAATCCAGGAGAGTCCTTAACGGATACCGTGCCCATGGGCAAAATGCCCGTTCGTTCCTTTATCACCAATCTGGAGGAGGGTCGAACCATACCCGGAGGGGCACCTTGTACCATTTCAGGTATAGCCTTTGATCAGGGCCATGGCATTGATCGCGTCCTGGTCTCCGTGGATGGAGGACAGCAATGGCAATCCGCCCGATTAGGAAAGGATTATGGCGATTTCAGCTTCCGCCCCTGGGAAGCCCAATTTATTCCGAAGCCCGGGCATGCGTATGCACTGCAATCACTGGCCATCAATCGGATTGGAGAATCACAGCGGTTCAGTGCCCGATGGAATCCAAACGGATATCTTCGCAATGTGGTCGAAACGGTGAATATTCAAGCTGGCTGA
- a CDS encoding cytochrome c, translating to MRVCMFFLVFLWVTGLAWGLATPDHGREQESILNLPPDPISFQPGTGSAIASRYCLMCHSAEYVYTQPPHTPEHWMEIVNKMKASFGCPISNEDMAPLIDYLVTQNSLQPSPSVATAQHDDQKETPYQSPTHAGDSQKGKAIYARYCVTCHGPGGKGDGPIGQALIPPAANLTLLGKQSDTTILATLRNGRPGTAMPAWKNDLNALELNHLLSFLRTLTP from the coding sequence ATGCGTGTTTGCATGTTCTTTCTCGTGTTTCTGTGGGTTACAGGACTTGCGTGGGGGCTTGCGACCCCTGACCATGGAAGAGAACAGGAGTCCATTCTCAATCTTCCTCCTGATCCGATATCGTTTCAACCGGGCACTGGGAGTGCCATTGCAAGCCGGTACTGCCTCATGTGTCATTCGGCAGAGTACGTGTATACGCAACCACCTCATACCCCTGAGCATTGGATGGAAATCGTCAACAAAATGAAAGCATCCTTTGGCTGTCCAATCTCGAATGAGGACATGGCTCCATTGATCGACTACTTGGTGACGCAAAATTCACTTCAGCCTTCACCTTCTGTGGCTACCGCTCAGCATGACGACCAGAAGGAAACACCCTATCAATCCCCCACTCACGCTGGCGATTCCCAAAAAGGGAAAGCCATCTATGCACGATACTGTGTGACGTGTCATGGACCTGGCGGCAAAGGGGATGGCCCCATTGGACAGGCCCTGATTCCCCCAGCCGCCAACCTCACGTTACTCGGCAAGCAATCAGATACCACCATTCTTGCCACGCTTCGCAACGGCCGACCGGGAACAGCCATGCCTGCATGGAAGAACGATCTGAATGCATTAGAGTTGAATCATCTTCTTTCATTTCTTCGAACGTTAACTCCATAA
- a CDS encoding protein adenylyltransferase SelO, with translation MAKLEQLKFQNTYAGLPDVFYQRVKPTPFPNPHLVSVNPAAAQLLDIDPTEWTRREFAEYFCGAKLLPGSDPIAMLYSGHQFGHYVPQLGDGRAIMLGEVRNQNGERWELQLKGAGLTRFSRDGDGRAVMRSTIREYLCGEAMHGLGIPTTRSLCIVVGEEIVWRETPEPGAMLLRMAPTHVRFGSFEVFYYRRQHEYLKTLANYVIEYHYPHLVGSENPYARLLHEVAVRTGQLVAQWQAVGWAHGVLNTDNMSILGLTLDYGPFGFMERYDPTFICNHSDHHGRYSFQNQPDIGFWNIRALARALSPLVDQDAVNGIPEIYEKAMLAKYAELMRAKLGFVEAHAGDDKLVTDLLNLMDSSRVDYTNLFRGLGAVRQERSSAPDALRDQFLHREAFDDWTARYRERLRAEKSDDEERQARMDQVNPKYILRNHLAQQAISQAVQQKDYSEIDRLLNLLGDPFTNRPGMESYAVPPPSGEPPIIVSCSS, from the coding sequence ATGGCCAAATTAGAACAACTCAAATTTCAGAACACCTATGCGGGCCTGCCTGATGTGTTTTATCAGCGGGTGAAACCAACGCCTTTTCCAAATCCCCACCTTGTAAGCGTGAACCCGGCCGCTGCCCAATTACTCGATATTGACCCCACGGAATGGACCCGTCGGGAGTTTGCCGAATATTTCTGCGGGGCCAAGCTGTTGCCTGGGAGCGATCCCATTGCCATGTTGTATTCGGGGCATCAATTCGGGCATTACGTGCCGCAGCTCGGCGATGGGCGGGCCATTATGTTAGGTGAGGTGCGCAACCAAAACGGGGAGCGGTGGGAGTTGCAATTAAAAGGCGCAGGGCTCACGCGATTCTCACGTGACGGCGATGGCCGGGCGGTGATGCGTTCGACCATTCGGGAATATCTCTGTGGCGAAGCCATGCATGGGTTGGGCATTCCCACAACCCGCAGTTTATGTATTGTGGTCGGAGAAGAAATTGTCTGGCGGGAAACGCCGGAACCGGGAGCCATGTTGCTCCGGATGGCGCCGACACATGTGCGGTTTGGCAGTTTTGAGGTGTTTTACTACCGCCGTCAACATGAATATCTGAAAACTCTGGCAAACTATGTCATCGAATATCATTATCCGCATTTGGTCGGATCGGAGAATCCCTACGCCAGACTGCTACATGAGGTGGCGGTTCGCACCGGGCAGCTCGTGGCCCAATGGCAGGCCGTGGGGTGGGCACATGGTGTTCTGAATACCGATAACATGTCGATCCTGGGGTTGACGCTGGATTACGGTCCGTTCGGATTTATGGAACGCTACGATCCAACGTTCATCTGTAATCATTCAGACCATCACGGCCGGTATTCCTTCCAAAACCAGCCCGACATCGGTTTTTGGAATATTCGGGCGCTGGCAAGAGCCCTGTCACCGTTAGTGGATCAAGACGCAGTCAACGGCATTCCGGAAATCTATGAAAAAGCAATGCTGGCGAAGTATGCCGAATTGATGCGGGCCAAGCTGGGGTTTGTCGAAGCGCACGCGGGAGACGACAAACTTGTGACCGATCTGTTGAACCTCATGGACTCCAGCCGGGTGGATTACACCAACTTGTTCCGGGGATTGGGAGCCGTTCGCCAGGAGAGGTCGTCAGCGCCGGACGCACTACGGGACCAATTCCTTCATCGGGAAGCGTTTGACGATTGGACCGCACGATATCGGGAACGGCTTCGGGCCGAAAAAAGCGATGATGAAGAGCGCCAAGCCAGAATGGATCAGGTGAATCCCAAGTACATCCTTCGAAATCATCTCGCACAACAGGCCATTAGCCAGGCGGTTCAGCAGAAGGACTATTCTGAAATTGATCGATTATTGAATCTGCTGGGCGATCCGTTTACTAACCGCCCCGGCATGGAATCCTATGCTGTGCCTCCGCCTTCCGGCGAACCACCGATTATCGTTTCGTGCTCTTCGTGA
- a CDS encoding rhodanese-like domain-containing protein: MNTFAIDQEAKSGMSKNNQLPSSSLKDPLYIDVRTPQEFEGMHIPDARNIPLPDLHRYVSELKTLSREHRILLICRTQNRVKIAYEYLTNQGITNCGILEGGITAWVNQGKPVVRGQQRISLEGQVRAIAGGLILVGVALGLTVHSGFLLLPTFVGAGLLHAGLTDSCLMGMLLSKLP, encoded by the coding sequence ATGAACACCTTCGCAATAGATCAAGAAGCAAAATCGGGAATGAGTAAGAACAATCAGCTGCCCTCTTCTTCCTTGAAGGATCCCCTGTATATCGATGTCAGGACACCACAAGAGTTTGAAGGTATGCATATCCCAGATGCTCGAAATATTCCTCTACCGGATTTACATCGATATGTAAGCGAACTGAAAACCCTCTCCCGTGAGCACCGCATTCTGTTGATCTGCCGAACACAGAACCGGGTGAAGATTGCCTACGAATATTTAACTAACCAAGGGATAACGAATTGCGGCATTCTGGAAGGAGGAATCACTGCCTGGGTTAATCAGGGCAAACCTGTCGTCCGTGGACAACAACGAATTTCCCTTGAAGGACAAGTACGCGCCATCGCAGGAGGATTGATTCTCGTGGGGGTAGCATTGGGCCTGACAGTTCATTCAGGATTCCTTCTCCTCCCAACATTTGTAGGGGCTGGACTTCTCCATGCAGGACTCACGGACTCCTGTCTAATGGGAATGCTCTTGAGCAAGCTGCCCTAA
- a CDS encoding cupredoxin domain-containing protein, whose translation MSSFKLFQACILMLGLTVLAPPGLSTVRGATPVSLAPAADPQETVVTINIKSREFSPNTLSITVGQKTRLVLKNLDSELHAFLPIGLLTDIHLNVSGSGAPQFSKEGLSRVLLPTRGQTDIVFIPSRPGTFPYFCDLPGHVMQGTIVVHKNEGVVD comes from the coding sequence TTGTCCTCTTTCAAATTATTTCAGGCCTGTATTCTGATGCTGGGCCTCACGGTGTTGGCACCTCCAGGCTTGAGTACAGTTCGGGGAGCAACGCCGGTCAGTCTCGCTCCTGCCGCTGATCCCCAGGAAACAGTCGTGACCATCAATATTAAATCCCGGGAATTCAGCCCCAATACCCTTTCAATCACCGTGGGGCAAAAAACCCGGCTGGTCCTCAAAAACTTGGATTCGGAACTGCATGCATTTCTGCCAATCGGCCTACTGACAGACATCCACCTGAATGTCAGCGGAAGTGGTGCTCCACAGTTTTCCAAAGAAGGCCTCAGCCGTGTTTTGCTTCCCACCCGAGGCCAAACCGACATTGTTTTTATCCCATCGCGTCCAGGTACGTTTCCCTATTTTTGCGATTTACCGGGCCATGTGATGCAGGGTACCATCGTGGTGCATAAGAATGAGGGTGTGGTAGATTAG
- a CDS encoding sigma-54 interaction domain-containing protein gives MELDFRKNPAILSNMVDVMADGVFTVDAKGHIVAWSTGAARITGYSSQDILGKSCHILEGQNCKGFRILTEFLDNPTPYPWGICNQECKVLGKDGRELYLFGNVSIIRDEQGQVGGAVGTFTDLTSFILNNQKIAVLEEQAKSRESFQQLIGKSPAMQEVFRRLRLAAQSDVTVLLTGESGTGKELAARAIHTLSDRNDKPFFAINCSAIPETLLESELFGHVKGAFTGAIRDKIGVFQAADGGTLFLDEIGDTSPLLQLKLLRVLQESEIRRVGDDRGMRVDVRLITATNRDLKALMAEGTVREDFYYRIHVFEITLPPLRARREDIPLLVHHFMAAYSKTFGREIGDIAQDALQRLTDYKWPGNVRELKNAIEHAFVTVNGDCLTLWDLPSEVQSLLRSRSPKPLSANTEPSLPPEEEARIAEALQQTRGNKTEAAKLLGVSRVTLWKKIKQLQPPPKA, from the coding sequence ATGGAGCTAGATTTCCGGAAAAATCCCGCCATCCTCAGCAACATGGTAGACGTCATGGCGGATGGCGTATTTACGGTCGATGCTAAAGGTCACATTGTAGCCTGGAGCACCGGGGCAGCTCGCATTACGGGATATTCCAGCCAGGATATCCTGGGAAAATCCTGTCATATCTTAGAAGGTCAAAATTGTAAGGGCTTTCGTATCCTGACAGAATTTTTGGACAACCCCACCCCGTATCCTTGGGGCATCTGCAACCAGGAATGCAAAGTGCTGGGGAAAGACGGCCGCGAACTCTACCTCTTCGGCAATGTCTCGATCATCCGGGATGAACAAGGCCAGGTGGGGGGCGCTGTCGGAACCTTTACCGACCTCACCTCATTTATTTTAAATAACCAAAAAATTGCCGTGCTGGAGGAACAGGCAAAATCCCGTGAGTCCTTTCAACAGCTCATCGGGAAAAGCCCGGCGATGCAAGAGGTGTTTCGCCGGCTCCGACTGGCTGCCCAAAGCGATGTCACGGTATTGCTCACCGGGGAATCCGGCACAGGAAAAGAACTCGCGGCCCGGGCCATTCACACCCTAAGTGATCGAAACGATAAACCGTTTTTCGCCATCAATTGCTCGGCGATTCCAGAAACCTTGCTGGAAAGTGAACTCTTCGGGCATGTGAAGGGGGCGTTCACCGGAGCCATACGCGATAAAATCGGGGTCTTTCAAGCCGCCGACGGTGGCACGTTATTTTTGGATGAAATCGGAGATACCAGCCCTCTCCTGCAATTAAAATTGCTCAGGGTCCTGCAGGAAAGCGAAATACGCCGGGTTGGAGATGACCGGGGCATGCGGGTCGATGTCCGTCTCATTACGGCCACCAATCGGGATTTGAAAGCCCTTATGGCAGAAGGCACGGTGCGGGAGGACTTTTATTATCGGATTCATGTGTTCGAGATTACCCTTCCACCCTTGAGGGCCAGACGAGAAGACATTCCTCTCCTGGTTCACCATTTCATGGCGGCCTACTCCAAGACATTTGGTCGCGAAATAGGAGACATTGCCCAGGATGCCCTGCAACGGTTAACTGACTATAAATGGCCCGGCAATGTCCGTGAATTAAAAAATGCGATCGAACACGCCTTCGTCACCGTTAATGGTGATTGCCTCACCCTGTGGGACCTCCCTTCAGAAGTTCAGAGTCTTCTAAGGTCCCGAAGCCCCAAGCCCCTCTCAGCCAACACGGAGCCCTCCCTTCCACCGGAGGAGGAAGCTCGTATTGCGGAAGCTCTCCAGCAGACCAGAGGCAACAAAACAGAAGCTGCCAAACTACTTGGAGTAAGTCGAGTCACCCTCTGGAAGAAAATCAAACAACTCCAGCCCCCTCCCAAGGCTTAA
- a CDS encoding MBL fold metallo-hydrolase, whose translation MIVKQFYLSCLAHASYMIGDNKTSTAVVVDPQRDIEQYLQEARRHDWKIRYVFLTHFHADFLAGHLELQRQTGAEICLGAKAKTDFPIRNFRDKEALEFGSVRIQVLETPGHTPESISLAVYDLDKSTDHPHCVLTGDTLFIGDVGRPDLMASIGVTAEELGGQLFDSLRNTLMRLPDETLVYPAHGAGSMCGKNLSNDTVSTLGRQRWENYALQPMSKEKFIELVTADQPEAPSYFGYDARMNREQHPVLNDVVRNSLAPLSLQALLDHQKNGAQVLDVRNAIEYAGGHLKGSLNIGLGGKFATWAGTLLTPKSSIVIIAEPGYEKEAIQRLGRIGFDRVLGYLKGGMQSLEVNPDVVQKVQRITAQGLAERLTASHPPMVVDVRSPREWESGHIDGSLNIPLPHLAEQVQNIPADIPVVVHCASGYRSSTAIGILEQAGRTQTMDLVGGYDAWLTTWSHPRQKVQSQAISACAK comes from the coding sequence ATGATTGTGAAACAATTTTATTTGAGTTGTTTGGCTCATGCCTCTTACATGATTGGCGATAACAAAACCTCAACCGCTGTGGTCGTGGATCCTCAACGGGACATCGAGCAATATCTTCAAGAGGCCCGACGCCACGATTGGAAGATCCGTTATGTGTTTCTCACCCACTTCCATGCAGACTTTTTAGCCGGGCACCTGGAACTCCAACGACAAACCGGCGCTGAAATCTGCCTGGGCGCCAAAGCCAAGACCGACTTCCCCATTCGAAACTTTCGGGACAAAGAGGCTCTTGAGTTCGGGTCTGTGCGCATTCAGGTGTTAGAAACCCCGGGGCATACCCCGGAAAGTATTTCGCTTGCCGTCTACGACCTGGACAAGAGCACGGACCATCCGCATTGCGTGCTGACGGGAGATACTTTGTTTATTGGCGATGTGGGCAGACCGGATCTTATGGCCTCCATTGGTGTCACCGCCGAAGAGTTAGGGGGGCAATTATTCGATTCGCTCCGAAATACACTCATGCGTCTTCCCGATGAAACCCTGGTCTATCCTGCCCACGGAGCGGGATCCATGTGCGGGAAAAATTTAAGCAACGACACGGTGTCCACATTGGGCAGGCAGCGATGGGAAAACTATGCACTTCAACCCATGTCGAAAGAAAAATTTATTGAATTGGTTACGGCTGATCAACCGGAAGCGCCTTCGTACTTTGGCTATGACGCAAGAATGAATAGGGAACAGCATCCTGTTCTGAATGATGTGGTGCGGAACAGCCTCGCTCCTCTTTCTCTCCAAGCGCTCTTAGATCATCAGAAGAATGGAGCTCAAGTCCTTGATGTCAGAAATGCCATTGAGTATGCGGGAGGGCACCTGAAGGGGAGTCTCAACATTGGATTAGGAGGAAAGTTTGCGACCTGGGCCGGAACACTTCTGACACCCAAATCCTCCATCGTCATCATTGCAGAGCCTGGATATGAAAAGGAGGCAATTCAACGATTAGGCCGCATCGGATTTGACCGCGTCCTGGGCTACCTGAAGGGTGGCATGCAATCCCTTGAGGTGAACCCGGATGTGGTCCAAAAAGTCCAACGCATCACCGCTCAGGGACTTGCGGAACGACTAACGGCCTCTCATCCCCCCATGGTCGTCGACGTGAGATCGCCCAGAGAGTGGGAGTCCGGGCATATTGACGGAAGCCTCAATATCCCTTTGCCTCACCTGGCCGAACAGGTTCAGAACATCCCTGCAGATATCCCGGTGGTGGTTCATTGCGCCAGTGGATATCGGTCATCTACCGCCATAGGGATATTGGAACAAGCCGGACGAACCCAAACCATGGATCTGGTCGGTGGGTATGACGCCTGGCTCACCACCTGGAGTCATCCACGCCAAAAGGTTCAATCCCAAGCCATATCCGCATGCGCGAAATAA
- the pyk gene encoding pyruvate kinase, whose protein sequence is MRHVKIVATIGPATSSQDCLKQLLHAGVNVARFNMSHGTADWHRATIQRLRSLAIEEKTPLAILVDLAGPKIRLGDLPNEGTVLKKGRDIILMAKSDQNSRHNQSGDTLPVNLSHFPDRMKPGQIVLIDDGNMSLTVEKQEIDRLICKVLVGGQVTSHKGVNFPGLRLDIPGFTEKDADDLQVAIDVQADYVALSFVRSPQDIHTLQTALADRSALIPVIAKIERPEALTCLDEILDAADGVMVARGDLALEISPEEVPLLQKQIIAQANRMGKPVITATQMLESMTRNSSPTRAEASDVANAVLDGTDAVMLSAETSTGNFPLESVQVMDRIIRQTEKELFRRSQNLLSPKETLRSTPEAICEAAVSLATSVGAQAIVVFTDSGHTAMLLARHRPTIQIIALTPSPTVTRQLILVWGIVSCVFPQIDATDERITSAQDHLKTLGLLHEGRLIVIVTGERLGHSFGTNIIKAHLVV, encoded by the coding sequence ATGCGCCATGTCAAAATTGTAGCCACGATTGGCCCTGCGACTTCATCGCAAGATTGCTTGAAACAACTCCTCCATGCCGGAGTCAATGTCGCCAGGTTTAACATGTCCCATGGAACCGCTGACTGGCATAGGGCAACGATCCAACGCCTTCGAAGTCTTGCTATTGAAGAAAAAACTCCACTCGCCATCCTCGTAGACCTGGCAGGTCCAAAGATCCGTCTGGGGGACCTCCCAAACGAAGGAACCGTCCTGAAGAAAGGGCGGGATATTATTCTGATGGCGAAGTCAGATCAAAACTCAAGGCACAACCAATCGGGGGATACCCTGCCGGTTAATCTTTCCCATTTTCCGGATCGAATGAAACCAGGTCAAATCGTTTTAATTGATGACGGAAATATGTCCCTCACCGTGGAAAAACAAGAAATTGACCGACTGATCTGCAAAGTCCTGGTGGGAGGCCAGGTCACCTCACATAAAGGTGTCAATTTCCCTGGCCTCCGACTCGACATTCCGGGATTTACGGAGAAAGACGCCGACGATCTTCAAGTGGCCATCGACGTTCAAGCCGATTATGTTGCCCTTTCTTTTGTTCGAAGTCCCCAGGATATTCACACACTCCAAACGGCTTTGGCTGATCGATCAGCACTGATTCCTGTCATTGCTAAAATCGAAAGACCTGAAGCCCTGACCTGTCTCGATGAAATCCTTGATGCCGCAGATGGAGTGATGGTCGCCAGAGGTGACTTGGCGTTGGAAATAAGTCCGGAAGAAGTCCCCCTCCTGCAAAAGCAGATCATCGCCCAGGCCAATCGTATGGGAAAACCTGTAATAACAGCCACACAAATGCTGGAATCGATGACTCGAAATTCTTCGCCCACTCGCGCCGAAGCGTCGGATGTGGCGAACGCCGTGCTAGACGGGACGGATGCCGTCATGTTGTCGGCCGAAACGTCCACGGGAAATTTTCCACTCGAATCGGTCCAGGTCATGGATCGGATTATTCGACAAACGGAAAAGGAACTTTTTCGTCGAAGCCAAAACCTCCTTTCGCCTAAAGAAACCCTGCGTTCGACTCCGGAAGCGATTTGTGAGGCTGCCGTCTCTCTTGCAACATCTGTTGGCGCCCAAGCCATCGTGGTCTTCACCGATTCCGGCCATACAGCCATGCTATTGGCCCGCCATCGACCGACGATCCAGATTATCGCACTGACTCCCTCCCCAACCGTTACCCGTCAATTAATTTTGGTATGGGGCATTGTCTCGTGTGTCTTTCCTCAAATTGATGCCACTGATGAACGCATCACTTCCGCCCAGGATCACCTCAAAACCCTCGGCCTGCTTCATGAAGGCCGGCTCATTGTCATCGTCACCGGGGAACGCCTGGGACATTCCTTCGGAACCAATATCATCAAAGCCCATTTGGTCGTCTAA
- a CDS encoding c-type cytochrome — protein MNLLKDNFQIVSAVFVAGTLGIGLAHAADLEVLKPRVPPEQIQEARVRMNSFPSTPENIEKGKRIFHGKAFCVTCHGPEGKGLGDIPGLRGKLPRNFTDKTWQAVRTDGELFWILQNGSPGTDMASFIPLVLTEEEAWLVILYVRSFGTGTESNGK, from the coding sequence TTGAACCTGCTTAAGGATAATTTCCAGATTGTGTCGGCTGTTTTTGTTGCGGGGACACTCGGAATTGGTCTCGCGCATGCCGCCGATTTAGAAGTATTGAAACCCAGGGTTCCTCCTGAACAGATCCAAGAAGCCCGAGTGAGAATGAATTCTTTCCCTTCAACCCCAGAAAATATTGAGAAGGGCAAACGCATTTTTCACGGGAAAGCATTTTGCGTCACCTGTCATGGGCCAGAAGGCAAAGGCCTGGGTGACATTCCCGGCCTTCGAGGCAAGCTTCCACGAAACTTTACAGATAAGACCTGGCAGGCAGTTCGCACGGATGGGGAACTCTTTTGGATTTTGCAAAACGGCAGCCCGGGTACGGATATGGCTTCATTCATCCCACTGGTCTTGACAGAAGAAGAAGCTTGGCTTGTGATATTGTATGTGAGATCATTTGGAACTGGCACCGAATCAAACGGGAAATAG
- a CDS encoding SDR family NAD(P)-dependent oxidoreductase codes for MNLELNGKKVLVTASSGGIGLEIARALAAEGATVVINGRTQAGVEQAMAELRADLPDGEMIPLVADNGTAAGCNLTISHVPEVDILVNNLGIYEAVGFFEETDQAWQEMFEVNIMSGVRLARHYLHGMLERGHGRVVFISSESGVSPAPEMAHYSATKTMQLSIARSLAELTKGTEVTVNSVLPGPTRTESVERFIRNIFPDLTPAEAGRRFMLENRPTSLIGRLIDPKEIGEIVAFVCSARASVINGSCIRAEGGLVRTVF; via the coding sequence ATGAATCTGGAACTGAACGGTAAAAAGGTCTTGGTGACAGCTTCATCAGGGGGCATCGGGCTGGAAATCGCGCGTGCTCTCGCCGCCGAGGGCGCTACAGTCGTGATTAACGGTCGAACGCAGGCCGGCGTGGAGCAAGCTATGGCGGAGCTCCGAGCCGATCTTCCCGATGGAGAAATGATTCCTCTTGTGGCTGACAACGGAACTGCCGCCGGGTGCAATCTCACCATCTCCCATGTGCCCGAGGTCGATATTCTGGTCAACAATCTCGGCATCTACGAGGCTGTCGGATTTTTCGAGGAAACGGATCAGGCGTGGCAGGAGATGTTCGAAGTCAATATCATGAGCGGCGTGCGGCTCGCCCGCCATTACCTCCACGGCATGCTTGAACGTGGCCACGGGCGTGTGGTCTTCATATCAAGCGAATCGGGCGTCTCTCCGGCTCCCGAAATGGCACACTACAGCGCAACCAAAACCATGCAATTAAGCATCGCACGCTCATTGGCCGAACTCACCAAAGGGACGGAGGTCACGGTCAATTCAGTGCTCCCCGGTCCCACCCGCACGGAAAGCGTGGAGAGGTTTATCCGGAACATATTTCCTGATCTTACGCCCGCGGAAGCCGGACGCCGTTTTATGTTGGAGAATCGCCCGACCTCCCTGATCGGTCGGCTGATTGATCCAAAAGAAATAGGAGAGATTGTGGCGTTCGTCTGTAGTGCCCGCGCCTCGGTGATCAATGGGTCTTGCATCCGGGCCGAAGGCGGCCTCGTGCGTACGGTCTTTTGA
- a CDS encoding DUF1264 domain-containing protein, with the protein MQRSIRSFLLLGVFSLLAMGCMTTPAMSEGGAPAPGPAQGYDIHVQAPHLMPDGTPGGPYHHYCKGINDKILQCLLFETTDANAPLVAIEYFVSKDLSRTLPLIQWHRFFHDHKQEIATGRVQILDIDDPEKVKAIAEAASKTDGVIYHLWQKGKDFPDGTVTYPQSLGHIFNQPE; encoded by the coding sequence ATGCAGCGTTCAATCCGTTCCTTTTTACTGTTAGGGGTTTTTAGTCTATTGGCCATGGGGTGTATGACCACTCCAGCCATGAGCGAGGGGGGTGCGCCTGCCCCGGGCCCTGCCCAAGGATATGATATCCATGTGCAAGCTCCTCACTTGATGCCGGATGGGACGCCAGGTGGACCCTATCACCACTATTGCAAAGGGATTAATGACAAGATCTTGCAATGTCTCCTCTTTGAAACCACGGACGCCAATGCCCCTCTTGTGGCCATTGAATATTTCGTATCCAAGGATCTTTCCCGAACCTTGCCCTTGATCCAATGGCATCGGTTTTTCCATGACCATAAACAAGAAATTGCTACAGGCCGCGTACAAATTTTAGATATTGATGATCCGGAAAAGGTCAAAGCCATTGCCGAAGCCGCGTCAAAGACCGACGGAGTCATTTACCATCTATGGCAAAAGGGGAAAGATTTCCCGGACGGAACAGTAACCTACCCGCAATCTCTCGGGCATATCTTTAATCAACCGGAATAA